Proteins co-encoded in one Strix uralensis isolate ZFMK-TIS-50842 chromosome 2, bStrUra1, whole genome shotgun sequence genomic window:
- the TXNL4B gene encoding thioredoxin-like protein 4B, translating to MSFLLPKLTCKREVDQAIKSVAEKVLVLRFGRDNDSVCLQLDDILAKTAHDLSKMAVIYLVDVNKVPVYTQYFDISYIPSTVFFFNGQHMKVDYGSPDHTKFVGSFKTKQDFIDLIEVIYRGAMRGKLIVRSPIDPNNIPKYDLLYQGI from the exons ATGAGTTTTCTGCTGCCCAAACTGACCTGTAAGAGGGAGGTGGATCAGGCAATAAAAAGCGTGGCAGAGAAGGTTTTGGTTCTGCGGTTTGGAAGAGATAACGATTCTGTTTGTCTGCAGCTCGATGATATT CTTGCAAAGACAGCTCATGACCTAAGTAAAATGGCAGTCATTTACCTGGTGGATGTGAACAAGGTTCCAGTGTACACCCAGTATTTTGACATCAGTTATATTCcttctactgtatttttcttcaatgGACAACACATGAAGGTTGATTATGG GTCTCCAGATCATACCAAATTTGTAGGaagcttcaaaacaaagcaagactTTATAGATCTGATTGAAGTGATCTATCGTGGAGCAATGCGTGGAAAGCTCATTGTGAGAAGTCCCATTGATCCCAATAACATTCCTAAATACGACCTTCTCTACCAAGGAATTTAA
- the TRMT10C gene encoding tRNA methyltransferase 10 homolog C — translation MQSANMFLKKILRSPVLPFAAQHGMKKDLLPLSRTLSLSLCLKQDNSCNPKEKLDLDAWKKVMKSGLPEVVGETVSEHKELSTLAAARETVEMWRLAGRLVPENITEEQLKTFMECSSKSAQKKYLKFLHVRELYKRNDKRKMDEKRERRLETKEQASEADEAKRNSFICLWASCMDRAYSWRAAQSMIFGQPLVFDMSYEKDMSAREVANAVRQMVFSEGCNRRSADPFHIHFCNFKEDSLYHKEFIKHYREAWGKLLITVTDQCYTEVFPKDKLIYLTADSPKVMKTFDHDKIYIVGSIVDKSIKTGVSLARAKRLGLETAALPLEKYLLWNIGAKNLTLDQMMHILLTLKDTGDWRKALEFVPKRKYCGFVSKPVHELKKTLSLVNMLKLGKRHEELEKQFAKNYSKKLTRK, via the coding sequence ATGCAGTCTGCtaatatgtttctgaaaaaaattttaagaagtcCTGTCCTTCCGTTTGCTGCACAACATGGGATGAAAAAGGATTTGCTTCCACTCAGTAGAACTCTGAGTTTATCACTTTGCCTGAAGCAGGACAATTCATGCAATCCCAAAGAAAAACTAGATTTAGATGCATGGAAGAAAGTAATGAAGTCTGGGTTGCCAGAAGTCGTCGGTGAGACGGTCTCTGAGCATAAGGAGCTTTCCACTTTGGCTGCTGCACGTGAGACTGTGGAGATGTGGAGACTAGCTGGCAGATTGGTTCCAGAAAATATCACCGAAGAACAGCTAAAAACCTTTATGGAATGTTCTTCCAAGTCAGCccaaaagaagtatttaaaatttttacatgTCAGAGAACTTTACAAGAGAAATGACAAAAGAAAGAtggatgagaaaagggaaaggaggctGGAAACAAAAGAGCAAGCTTCAGAAGCTGATGAGGCCAAAAGGAATTCATTCATATGTTTGTGGGCCAGCTGTATGGATAGAGCATACAGTTGGAGGGCTGCTCAGTCTATGATCTTTGGCCAACCTCTAGTGTTTGACATGTCTTATGAAAAAGATATGTCCGCCCGAGAAGTGGCAAATGCAGTGAGACAGATGGTATTCAGCGAAGGCTGCAATCGAAGATCTGCGGATCCGTTCCACATCCACTTCTGTAACTTCAAAGAAGACAGCCTCTATCATAAGGAATTTATCAAGCATTATAGAGAGGCATGGGGCAAATTGCTTATCACTGTGACAGACCAGTGCTACACAGAAGTCTTTCCAAAGGATAAGCTTATCTATCTGACTGCTGATTCTCCTAAAGTTATGAAAACATTTGATCATGATAAAATCTATATTGTTGGGTCAATAGTTGACAAGAGCATAAAAACAGGAGTCTCTTTAGCACGGGCAAAGCGACTGGGGCTGGAGACTGCAGCCCTTCCACTGGAGAAGTACTTGCTTTGGAATATTGGTGCCAAAAATCTCACACTGGATCAAATGATGCATATTTTATTAACCTTGAAAGATACTGGAGACTGGAGGAAGGCTCTGGAATTTGttccaaaaaggaaatattgtggCTTTGTAAGCAAGCCTGtacatgaactgaaaaaaaccttaagcCTGGTCAACATGCTTAAACTTGGAAAGAGACATGAAGAATTAGAAAAGCAATTTGCCAAGAACTACTCTAAGAAGCTAACACGAAAGTAG